GACGTCCGTTCCCACGCGGTTTGTGCGACCAGCACAACCGCAAGGTCTTTCGAGTCGGGCCGGGATTGGCTCGCGCGGCCCTCGCTCAAGATGACAGAAATGGGGCTTTATATCTGCTTCAATCGCGCTAGCGCACGCCCACTGGTTCCGGCACTTCATAAATCGAGAACCATGGGGTAGCTTTTTCCAGGCGCTTATTTACGTTATTAATGTTCTTGACGCCTTCCGACTTGAGCCAATCGCGGAATGCCTGCAGGCCTTTTTCCGCGAAGATCGGGATACCGTCTTTCCAAGTCGCGCGACCGCAAAGCACTCCGTTGAATTTCACTCCGGCTTCGGCGGCAATCTCCAGGGCCTCGTTAAATTCGTCATTGCTGACGCCGGCCGAGAGATAAATGAACGGCTTGCTGGCGACCGCCGCAGCGCTGCGGAAGTGTTGCATGGCTTCCTGCTTGCTGTAAGCTGCTTCCGGTCCTTTAAAGTTGCGAGCGCCTTGCACGAACTTGACGTTGACGGGGACTTCGACCTTCAGTACGTCCACACCGTAGCGTTCCTTAGTGAACTCCGCCATGCTGGCCTTGACGATCTCCGGCTTCTTCTTGGCGAATTCCAAACCCTTTTCGTCGGCACCTTCCTCGTAGCCAACGAATTCCAGGAAGAAGGGGATGTCGTTGGCGCGGCACTCGTCGCCGATGCGCTCCACCCAGGCGTGCTTCTGATCGTTAATATTCTTGGGATCGAAGGGCGTGTAGTAGAGCAAAATCTTGACGCAATCAGCGCCGGCTTCCTTGAGGCGGCGCGCGGACCAATGATCGAGCAGATCGGGCAGGCGTCCCGGGCCGGTCTTGTCGTAACCGGTTTTTTCATATGCCAGCAGCAGGCCGGCGTTCTTGGCACGCTTCTTGGCAGCAGGCAAACCCCACTCAGGATCAAGCAGGATGGCGCTGGCGTGGGGTGTGAGAATCTCGGATACCGCGGATTTGAAATCTTCCAGTTCTTTATCACCAGCGTTAGGGCCGAGAGCTTTCTTCAGCGAACCACGTTGGTCCATGGCAGCGGCGGCAATCACGCCGCGCTCGGTGGAGACATTTTTCAGTCCGGCCAGTTTTCCAGGCGTAAGCTTCACAAGATCCTCCTAGTACTCGCGATAGGTCATGAGGTCTCTACGAACCGATCAGGCTAATCGAACCCCGTACTGGGGCGTGTGACGGCGATCACGGGACAAGTAATTTTACTCTCAGGCCGTAGGTGACGGCGCCTTTTCGACGGACCAGATTTGGGATCCGACGGCAGGGTGTGAATGAGATCTGTGTCGTGCCTAACGGCACTCGTGATCTTCTTCCATTCTTCCCCGAAGCTGACGCCCCGGGCTATGCCTATGGCGCCCCTCCGGGGGCTCGCTTGGGGCCACCTTGGACCACTCGCTGCGATGGAAGAGAGGTTTCATGCACACACAGCGGGCCGCGAGTCTATTGCAGTAACATCAAAGTGCCCAGGATCGCTTGCTGCTTGGCGATGAGCTGTTCCACCCCGGCCCGAGCCATTTGCATCATGCGCTGCAAGCTGGCTTCGTCGAAAGGCACCTGCTCAGCAGTCGCCTGGATTTCGACGAGTCTCTTTCCACTGGTCATGACGAAGTTCATGTCCACTTCGGCGCGGGAGTCTTCCTCGTAGCAGAGGTCCAACAGGATTTCTCCATCCACGATGCCAACGCTGATGGCAGCCACGTAATCGCGGATTGGCGCTGCGGTTAGAGTGCCGGCTTCGACCAGCTTCTGCAGCGCCAGGGCGAGCGCGATAAAAGATCCGGTAATGGAGGCGGTTCGCGTGCCACCGTCGGCCTGGATGACGTCGCAATCAATCCATATTGTGCGCTCCCCCAGGCGCTTCAAATCGGTGACCGCCCGCAGGGAACGGCCAATCAGGCGCTGAATTTCCTGGGTGCGGCCGGAAAGTTTTCCGCGCGCAGATTCGCGCGGCGAGCGAGTCAGGGTGGAGCGCGGAATCATGCCGTACTCGCTGGTGATCCAGCCCTTGTTGCTGTTTCGCAGCCAGGCAGGCACTGCTTCCTCGACCGAAGCGGTGCAGATCACGCGGGTATTGCCGACCTCGATGAGCACAGAGCCCTCGGCCGTGGGGATGAAATCAGGCACGATGTTGACCGGGCGCATCTGCTCAGTGGTGCGGTTATCGGAGCGATAGTACATGGGAAATCGGGATTGCCGGTCCTTCTTTGCCGAATGACAAGAGACTGAGTGTATCAGTCGGACGACATCCGCAAGGAGTGCAGTGAAACCGTCAACCCTTTTGGCGGCTGCCGAAACATAGATGCTTCGCCCTCTGGAGGGCTCAGCATGACCCGACGCGTCTGGGCCAGTTGCCGCGGACGCGCCCGCCCCTCGCTCACTGACATCGGCAGGAATCGGAGCTTGACACTCGTAAAGGGGCGAATAGACTACCGGGACATTTTCTGGAGGGTGATATGGCGTTCTGTCCATCCTGTGGGTCGCAGTTGGCGGAGGGGGCGACGGTCTGCCCGCGTTGTGGTCAGAACACAGCACAGGCACCGAATCCGGGGACCAGCACTACTGGAAGCGCGGGTGGCTTGACGGACAATGTGGCGGGCATGCTCGCATATATAACCATAATTCCAGCGATCATCTTCCTGGTATTGGAGCCCTATAACCGGAATCGTTTTATTCGCTTTCATTCCTGGCAGAACATCTTCTTTCACATTGCCTGGATTGTGATCTGCGTGGCGCTGGGCGTGATCTCTTCGATCCCGGTGCTGGGCTGGATCACGGTTCTGTTGTGGCCAGTGGTTGGGCTAGCCGGTCTGGCAATTTGGATTGTGCTTCTGCTGAAGGCCTACCAGGGACAGATGTTCAAGCTGCCGGTAATTGGTGATCTAGCCGAGAAGCAGGCTGGGGCGTAGAGATTTCTTGAGCCGTTCAGCTTTGCCGTGGCGGATTGCTCTGCATCACCGATTCGGAGGCGGCTTCAGTGTGTTCTTGGGCTGACCGCCAGAAAAGCACCAGAGCCACGATCACCACGGCAATCACGACAGTCACCAGAATAGATGGCATCAGATAGCGCTGCGGGTGACGCAGAAAGCGCAGAATGTGCCTGCCGTAGTGCGCGCCTACAAACGCCAAAGTGCCATAGCGCACGATCCTGCCGACGGCCACTGCGGAGAGATAGTTACGCAGAGGATAGTTGAAGGCGCCCGCAGCCGCAAAAAAGGGAGTTGTCGGGAATGGCGGGGGCGCGATGGTGGGCACTAGAATGCCACCGAGTCCCCAGCGGTCGATCAGCCGGCGGACCTGCTCCGACCGTTTATGTCCCAGCTTGCGATCCAGAAACGAAGCGCCCGCCTTATGTCCAAGGCGGTAGGTGAGGTAGGCGCCGAGCAGAGAGCCGATGGTGCTCATCGCCGCGTAATAGAGCCAGAGATCGCGGTGCTTGGCGGACAACAGAACGGTCAGCACATCCAGACTGCCAAATGTGGGAATCAGCGAGCTGTCGGCGATGCCCAGGGGGACCAGGCCCACTCCGCCCCAGCTGCGAAGGATGCGGGTCCATTGCACGGCTACGATCAGTGTCGGCAGAGGAATATGCATGCGTTCTACGCG
The sequence above is drawn from the Terriglobales bacterium genome and encodes:
- a CDS encoding VTT domain-containing protein, producing MHIPLPTLIVAVQWTRILRSWGGVGLVPLGIADSSLIPTFGSLDVLTVLLSAKHRDLWLYYAAMSTIGSLLGAYLTYRLGHKAGASFLDRKLGHKRSEQVRRLIDRWGLGGILVPTIAPPPFPTTPFFAAAGAFNYPLRNYLSAVAVGRIVRYGTLAFVGAHYGRHILRFLRHPQRYLMPSILVTVVIAVVIVALVLFWRSAQEHTEAASESVMQSNPPRQS
- a CDS encoding DUF4870 domain-containing protein, with the translated sequence MAFCPSCGSQLAEGATVCPRCGQNTAQAPNPGTSTTGSAGGLTDNVAGMLAYITIIPAIIFLVLEPYNRNRFIRFHSWQNIFFHIAWIVICVALGVISSIPVLGWITVLLWPVVGLAGLAIWIVLLLKAYQGQMFKLPVIGDLAEKQAGA
- a CDS encoding tagatose 1,6-diphosphate aldolase; the protein is MKLTPGKLAGLKNVSTERGVIAAAAMDQRGSLKKALGPNAGDKELEDFKSAVSEILTPHASAILLDPEWGLPAAKKRAKNAGLLLAYEKTGYDKTGPGRLPDLLDHWSARRLKEAGADCVKILLYYTPFDPKNINDQKHAWVERIGDECRANDIPFFLEFVGYEEGADEKGLEFAKKKPEIVKASMAEFTKERYGVDVLKVEVPVNVKFVQGARNFKGPEAAYSKQEAMQHFRSAAAVASKPFIYLSAGVSNDEFNEALEIAAEAGVKFNGVLCGRATWKDGIPIFAEKGLQAFRDWLKSEGVKNINNVNKRLEKATPWFSIYEVPEPVGVR
- the rph gene encoding ribonuclease PH is translated as MYYRSDNRTTEQMRPVNIVPDFIPTAEGSVLIEVGNTRVICTASVEEAVPAWLRNSNKGWITSEYGMIPRSTLTRSPRESARGKLSGRTQEIQRLIGRSLRAVTDLKRLGERTIWIDCDVIQADGGTRTASITGSFIALALALQKLVEAGTLTAAPIRDYVAAISVGIVDGEILLDLCYEEDSRAEVDMNFVMTSGKRLVEIQATAEQVPFDEASLQRMMQMARAGVEQLIAKQQAILGTLMLLQ